The Canis lupus dingo isolate Sandy chromosome 4, ASM325472v2, whole genome shotgun sequence genome contains a region encoding:
- the HSPB3 gene encoding heat shock protein beta-3, translated as MAKIILRHLIETPVRYEEEFEARGLEDCRLDHALYALPGPSTVDLRRARAAQVPPVDSVAEMPTQEGKARFQILLDVVQFLPEDIIIQTFEGWLLIKAQHGTRMDEHGFISRSFTRQYKLPDGIETKDLSAILCHDGILVVEVKDPAGTK; from the coding sequence ATGGCAAAAATCATCTTGAGACACCTCATAGAGACCCCAGTGCGCTACGAGGAGGAGTTTGAAGCTCGAGGTTTGGAAGACTGCAGGTTGGATCATGCTTTATACGCCCTGCCGGGGCCATCCACTGTGGACCTGAGAagagccagggcagcccaggttcCTCCGGTGGACTCGGTGGCAGAGATGCCAACCCAAGAAGGCAAAGCCCGCTTCCAGATCCTGCTGGATGTGGTCCAGTTCCTGCCCGAAGATATCATCATTCAGACCTTCGAAGGCTGGCTGCTGATCAAGGCTCAGCACGGAACCAGAATGGATGAGCATGGTTTTATCTCAAGAAGCTTCACCCGACAGTATAAACTGCCAGATGGCATTGAAACCAAAGATTTGTCTGCCATCCTCTGTCACGATGGAATTCTGGTGGTGGAAGTAAAGGATCCAGCTGGGACTAAGTGA